From Bos javanicus breed banteng chromosome 5, ARS-OSU_banteng_1.0, whole genome shotgun sequence, the proteins below share one genomic window:
- the DTX3 gene encoding probable E3 ubiquitin-protein ligase DTX3 isoform X1, which translates to MPILSSSGSKMAACGGNCKNKVTVSKPVWDFLSKETPARLARLREEHHVSILIDGETSDIYVLQLSPQGPPPAPPNGLYLARKALKGLLKEAEKELKKAQRQGELMGCLALGGGGEHPELHRPGPPPLRAAPLLPPGARGLPPPPPPLPPPLPPRLREETEEQESTCPICLGEIQNAKTLEKCRHSFCEGCITRALQVKKACPMCGRFYGQLVGNQPQNGRMLVSKDATLLLPSYEKYGTIVIQYVFPPGVQGAEHPNPGVRYPGTTRVAYLPDCPEGNKVLTLFRKAFDQRLTFTIGTSMTTGRPNVITWNDIHHKTSCTGGPQLFGYPDPTYLTRVQEELRAKGITDD; encoded by the exons ATGCCAATTCTAAGCTCTTCAGGATCAAA AATGGCAGCCTGTGGAGGCAACTGCAAGAACAAAGTGACTGTCTCCAAGCCTGTTTGGGACTTCTTGAGCAAGGAGACCCCTGCCCGGCTGGCCCGGCTTCGGGAGGAGCACCACGTGTCCATTCTCATAGACGGCGAGACTTCTGACATCTACGTTCTACAGCTTTCCCCTCAgggccctcccccagctcctcccaATGGGCTCTACCTGGCCAGGAAGGCTCTCAAGGGGCTGCtcaaggaggcagagaaagagctCAAGAAAGCTCAGAGGCAGGGGGAGCTTATGGGCTGCCTGGctttggggggtggaggggagcacCCTGAGCTGCACCGCCCAGGCCCGCCCCCTCTCCGAGCAGCCCCACTCCTGCCCCCAGGGGCCCGGGggcttcccccacctcctcctccgctgccccctccccttcctccccgccTTCGGGAAGAGACAGAAGAGCAGGAGAGCACCTGCCCCATCTGTCTGGGAGAGATCCAGAATGCCAAGACGTTGGAGAAGTGCCGGCACTCGTTCTGCGAGGGCTGCATCACCCGGGCCCTGCAGGTGAAGAAGGCCTGCCCCATGTGTGGCCGTTTCTATGGGCAGCTGGTGGGCAACCAGCCCCAGAATGGGCGGATGCTGGTCTCTAAAGATGCCACACTCCTGCTACCCAGCTATGAGAAGTACGGCACCATCGTCATCCAGTACGTCTTCCCGCCCGGTGTCCAGGGG GCTGAACACCCAAACCCAGGAGTTCGGTATCCTGGCACCACTCGGGTGGCCTACCTCCCGGACTGCCCCGAGGGCAACAAGGTGCTGACCCTGTTCCGCAAGGCGTTTGACCAGCGTCTCACCTTCACTATTGGCACCTCCATGACCACAGGGAGACCGAATGTCATCACTTGGAACGACATCCACCACAAGACCAGCTGCACAGGGGGACCACAGCT GTTTGGGTACCCGGACCCCACCTACCTGACCCGGGTGCAGGAGGAGCTGAGAGCCAAGGGCATCACTGATGACTGA
- the DTX3 gene encoding probable E3 ubiquitin-protein ligase DTX3 isoform X2, which produces MSFVLSRMAACGGNCKNKVTVSKPVWDFLSKETPARLARLREEHHVSILIDGETSDIYVLQLSPQGPPPAPPNGLYLARKALKGLLKEAEKELKKAQRQGELMGCLALGGGGEHPELHRPGPPPLRAAPLLPPGARGLPPPPPPLPPPLPPRLREETEEQESTCPICLGEIQNAKTLEKCRHSFCEGCITRALQVKKACPMCGRFYGQLVGNQPQNGRMLVSKDATLLLPSYEKYGTIVIQYVFPPGVQGAEHPNPGVRYPGTTRVAYLPDCPEGNKVLTLFRKAFDQRLTFTIGTSMTTGRPNVITWNDIHHKTSCTGGPQLFGYPDPTYLTRVQEELRAKGITDD; this is translated from the exons A TGTCGTTCGTCCTGTCCAGAATGGCAGCCTGTGGAGGCAACTGCAAGAACAAAGTGACTGTCTCCAAGCCTGTTTGGGACTTCTTGAGCAAGGAGACCCCTGCCCGGCTGGCCCGGCTTCGGGAGGAGCACCACGTGTCCATTCTCATAGACGGCGAGACTTCTGACATCTACGTTCTACAGCTTTCCCCTCAgggccctcccccagctcctcccaATGGGCTCTACCTGGCCAGGAAGGCTCTCAAGGGGCTGCtcaaggaggcagagaaagagctCAAGAAAGCTCAGAGGCAGGGGGAGCTTATGGGCTGCCTGGctttggggggtggaggggagcacCCTGAGCTGCACCGCCCAGGCCCGCCCCCTCTCCGAGCAGCCCCACTCCTGCCCCCAGGGGCCCGGGggcttcccccacctcctcctccgctgccccctccccttcctccccgccTTCGGGAAGAGACAGAAGAGCAGGAGAGCACCTGCCCCATCTGTCTGGGAGAGATCCAGAATGCCAAGACGTTGGAGAAGTGCCGGCACTCGTTCTGCGAGGGCTGCATCACCCGGGCCCTGCAGGTGAAGAAGGCCTGCCCCATGTGTGGCCGTTTCTATGGGCAGCTGGTGGGCAACCAGCCCCAGAATGGGCGGATGCTGGTCTCTAAAGATGCCACACTCCTGCTACCCAGCTATGAGAAGTACGGCACCATCGTCATCCAGTACGTCTTCCCGCCCGGTGTCCAGGGG GCTGAACACCCAAACCCAGGAGTTCGGTATCCTGGCACCACTCGGGTGGCCTACCTCCCGGACTGCCCCGAGGGCAACAAGGTGCTGACCCTGTTCCGCAAGGCGTTTGACCAGCGTCTCACCTTCACTATTGGCACCTCCATGACCACAGGGAGACCGAATGTCATCACTTGGAACGACATCCACCACAAGACCAGCTGCACAGGGGGACCACAGCT GTTTGGGTACCCGGACCCCACCTACCTGACCCGGGTGCAGGAGGAGCTGAGAGCCAAGGGCATCACTGATGACTGA